In one Musa acuminata AAA Group cultivar baxijiao chromosome BXJ2-5, Cavendish_Baxijiao_AAA, whole genome shotgun sequence genomic region, the following are encoded:
- the LOC103984490 gene encoding transcription factor MYB17 isoform X3 has protein sequence MGRSPCCDKQGLKKGPWTPEEDKILVDFIQSHGHGSWRSLPKLAGLLRCGKSCRLRWTNYLRPDIKRGPFTPEEDKSIIQLHAILGNKWSAIAAQLPGRTDNEVKNYWNTHLKKRLLVHQHHHHNHHQRLHMSSSTATGSHMAQWESARLEAEARLSRESFLFSSSTTAAASSAAPFAGAVSEPDSDLPPRAAEPDFFLRIWNSEVGAAFRRRSPDSASTRSSAPAREEAESKSCVTVGHPAAAAAAAAGMDVDSIGSNEVAEETEEEEAYQLYLDFAGDDLGLFTVQLSSLFSADLNEAYFDTAFK, from the exons ATGGGACGATCTCCATGCTGTGACAAGCAAGGGTTGAAGAAAGGGCCGTGGACGCCGGAGGAGGACAAGATCCTTGTCGACTTCATCCAGTCCCATGGCCATGGCAGCTGGCGCTCTCTTCCAAAGCTCGCAG GTCTGCTTCGGTGCGGCAAGAGCTGCCGGCTACGGTGGACGAACTATCTCCGGCCCGACATCAAGCGCGGCCCCTTCACTCCGGAGGAAGACAAGTCCATCATCCAACTCCACGCCATCCTCGGCAACAA GTGGTCGGCGATAGCAGCGCAGCTGCCGGGGCGGACGGACAACGaagtcaagaactactggaacacccacCTCAAGAAGCGCCTCCTCGTccaccaacaccaccaccacAACCACCACCAACGCCTGCACATGTCCTCATCCACCGCGACCGGTAGCCACATGGCGCAGTGGGAGAGCGCCCGACTGGAGGCTGAGGCGCGCCTCTCACGTGAGTCCTTCCTCTTCTCCAGCTCTACCACCGCGGCCGCCTCATCCGCCGCTCCCTTTGCCGGCGCCGTCTCAGAGCCCGACTCCGACCTTCCGCCTCGCGCGGCCGAGCCCGACTTCTTCCTCCGCATCTGGAACTCCGAGGTCGGTGCCGCCTTCCGACGCCGCTCTCCGGACAGCGCGTCGACGCGCAGCTCGGCACCGGCCCGGGAGGAGGCGGAGAGCAAGAGTTGTGTGACGGTGGGACacccggcggcggcagcggcggccgcGGCGGGGATGGACGTCGACTCGATCGGGTCGAACGAGGTCGCGGAagagacggaggaggaggaggcgtacCAACTGTATCTTGACTTCGCGGGCGACGACCTGGGCTTGTTCACCGTGCAactctcctccctcttctccgcCGACCTCAACGAGGCTTACTTCGACACTGCCTTCAAATGA
- the LOC103984490 gene encoding transcription factor MYB17 isoform X2, with product MPWKEEEESSVQSSVLIPVLLSLDSGPLCHGHAQTEPSISLGLLTRSRLQWRKASRIQFTTLSPIYPSGGLGAITVGMGRSPCCDKQGLKKGPWTPEEDKILVDFIQSHGHGSWRSLPKLAGLLRCGKSCRLRWTNYLRPDIKRGPFTPEEDKSIIQLHAILGNKWSAIAAQLPGRTDNEVKNYWNTHLKKRLLVHQHHHHNHHQRLHMSSSTATGSHMAQWESARLEAEARLSRESFLFSSSTTAAASSAAPFAGAVSEPDSDLPPRAAEPDFFLRIWNSEVGAAFRRRSPDSASTRSSAPAREEAESKSCVTVGHPAAAAAAAAGMDVDSIGSNEVAEETEEEEAYQLYLDFAGDDLGLFTVQLSSLFSADLNEAYFDTAFK from the exons ATGCcttggaaggaggaggaagaaagctCCGTTCAAAGTAGTGTCCTGATCCCAGTGCTGCTTTCCCTCGACTCCGGTCCACTGTGTCACGGACACGCACAAACGGAACCATCTATCTCCCTTGGCTTACTCACTCGCAGTCGGCTGCAATGGCGAAAAGCCTCTCGCATTCAATTCACGACTCTCTCTCCTATATATCCATCTGG GGGTTTGGGAGCGATAACAGTGGGAATGGGACGATCTCCATGCTGTGACAAGCAAGGGTTGAAGAAAGGGCCGTGGACGCCGGAGGAGGACAAGATCCTTGTCGACTTCATCCAGTCCCATGGCCATGGCAGCTGGCGCTCTCTTCCAAAGCTCGCAG GTCTGCTTCGGTGCGGCAAGAGCTGCCGGCTACGGTGGACGAACTATCTCCGGCCCGACATCAAGCGCGGCCCCTTCACTCCGGAGGAAGACAAGTCCATCATCCAACTCCACGCCATCCTCGGCAACAA GTGGTCGGCGATAGCAGCGCAGCTGCCGGGGCGGACGGACAACGaagtcaagaactactggaacacccacCTCAAGAAGCGCCTCCTCGTccaccaacaccaccaccacAACCACCACCAACGCCTGCACATGTCCTCATCCACCGCGACCGGTAGCCACATGGCGCAGTGGGAGAGCGCCCGACTGGAGGCTGAGGCGCGCCTCTCACGTGAGTCCTTCCTCTTCTCCAGCTCTACCACCGCGGCCGCCTCATCCGCCGCTCCCTTTGCCGGCGCCGTCTCAGAGCCCGACTCCGACCTTCCGCCTCGCGCGGCCGAGCCCGACTTCTTCCTCCGCATCTGGAACTCCGAGGTCGGTGCCGCCTTCCGACGCCGCTCTCCGGACAGCGCGTCGACGCGCAGCTCGGCACCGGCCCGGGAGGAGGCGGAGAGCAAGAGTTGTGTGACGGTGGGACacccggcggcggcagcggcggccgcGGCGGGGATGGACGTCGACTCGATCGGGTCGAACGAGGTCGCGGAagagacggaggaggaggaggcgtacCAACTGTATCTTGACTTCGCGGGCGACGACCTGGGCTTGTTCACCGTGCAactctcctccctcttctccgcCGACCTCAACGAGGCTTACTTCGACACTGCCTTCAAATGA
- the LOC135612358 gene encoding remorin-like produces MFPFAITTRSNPFSDNNHLLFPLCFYMYIYVYVRICALRVASITRRPLVVGVPPSRTWRMEEAGAKHEAEAPLRTAAAVKGVEEEKAPIPSPAERKLDDSDDVAIDESDEDASTEKSTEVSAESVLARLETEKRLSLIKAWEDNEKTKVENKVVKKLSSIMVWEISRKAAVEAELKRKEEELEKKKAEYAEKIKNKIALLHRFAEEKRAMVEARRGEELLKVEEVAAKYRATGLAPKKLLGCFGP; encoded by the exons ATGTTTCCGTTCGCAATAACAACACGATCAAACCCGTTCTCCGATAATAACCATCTCCTGTTTCCATTAtgcttttatatgtatatatatgtgtatgtaagaATTTGTGCATTGAGGGTGGCGAGCATTACAAGACGGCCTTTGGTGGTGGGAGTGCCGCCGAGCAGGACTTGGAGGATGGAAGAGGCCGGCGCGAAGCACGAGGCGGAGGCCCCGTTGCGGACAGCAGCGGCGGTGAAGGGCGTCGAGGAAGAGAAGGCCCCGATTCCTTCGCCAGCCGAGCGGAAGCTCGACGACTCTGATGACGTCGCCATCGACGAGA GTGATGAGGATGCTTCCACAGAAAAGAGCACAGAGGTTTCAGCTGAGAGTG TTCTTGCAAGGCTTGAAACGGAGAAGAGGTTGTCTTTGATCAAAGCTTGGGAAGATAACGAAAAGACTAAGGTGGAAAATAA GGTTGTTAAGAAGTTGTCATCAATTATGGTATGGGAAATCTCTAGAAAAGCAGCTGTGGAAGCTGAGCTGAAAAGGAAAGAG GAAGAACTGGAAAAGAAAAAGGCAGAATATGCAGAGAAAATTAAGAACAAGATTGCTCTGCTTCATAGGTTTGCAGAAGAGAAGAGAGCAATGGTTGAGGCTAGACGTGGTGAAGAGCTCCTGAAGGTGGAGGAGGTTGCCGCGAAATATCGTGCCACGGGACTTGCACCGAAGAAGCTTCTTGGCTGTTTCGGACCATAA
- the LOC103984490 gene encoding transcription factor MYB17 isoform X1, which translates to MPWKEEEESSVQSSVLIPVLLSLDSGPLCHGHAQTEPSISLGLLTRSRLQWRKASRIQFTTLSPIYPSGRGLGAITVGMGRSPCCDKQGLKKGPWTPEEDKILVDFIQSHGHGSWRSLPKLAGLLRCGKSCRLRWTNYLRPDIKRGPFTPEEDKSIIQLHAILGNKWSAIAAQLPGRTDNEVKNYWNTHLKKRLLVHQHHHHNHHQRLHMSSSTATGSHMAQWESARLEAEARLSRESFLFSSSTTAAASSAAPFAGAVSEPDSDLPPRAAEPDFFLRIWNSEVGAAFRRRSPDSASTRSSAPAREEAESKSCVTVGHPAAAAAAAAGMDVDSIGSNEVAEETEEEEAYQLYLDFAGDDLGLFTVQLSSLFSADLNEAYFDTAFK; encoded by the exons ATGCcttggaaggaggaggaagaaagctCCGTTCAAAGTAGTGTCCTGATCCCAGTGCTGCTTTCCCTCGACTCCGGTCCACTGTGTCACGGACACGCACAAACGGAACCATCTATCTCCCTTGGCTTACTCACTCGCAGTCGGCTGCAATGGCGAAAAGCCTCTCGCATTCAATTCACGACTCTCTCTCCTATATATCCATCTGG AAGGGGTTTGGGAGCGATAACAGTGGGAATGGGACGATCTCCATGCTGTGACAAGCAAGGGTTGAAGAAAGGGCCGTGGACGCCGGAGGAGGACAAGATCCTTGTCGACTTCATCCAGTCCCATGGCCATGGCAGCTGGCGCTCTCTTCCAAAGCTCGCAG GTCTGCTTCGGTGCGGCAAGAGCTGCCGGCTACGGTGGACGAACTATCTCCGGCCCGACATCAAGCGCGGCCCCTTCACTCCGGAGGAAGACAAGTCCATCATCCAACTCCACGCCATCCTCGGCAACAA GTGGTCGGCGATAGCAGCGCAGCTGCCGGGGCGGACGGACAACGaagtcaagaactactggaacacccacCTCAAGAAGCGCCTCCTCGTccaccaacaccaccaccacAACCACCACCAACGCCTGCACATGTCCTCATCCACCGCGACCGGTAGCCACATGGCGCAGTGGGAGAGCGCCCGACTGGAGGCTGAGGCGCGCCTCTCACGTGAGTCCTTCCTCTTCTCCAGCTCTACCACCGCGGCCGCCTCATCCGCCGCTCCCTTTGCCGGCGCCGTCTCAGAGCCCGACTCCGACCTTCCGCCTCGCGCGGCCGAGCCCGACTTCTTCCTCCGCATCTGGAACTCCGAGGTCGGTGCCGCCTTCCGACGCCGCTCTCCGGACAGCGCGTCGACGCGCAGCTCGGCACCGGCCCGGGAGGAGGCGGAGAGCAAGAGTTGTGTGACGGTGGGACacccggcggcggcagcggcggccgcGGCGGGGATGGACGTCGACTCGATCGGGTCGAACGAGGTCGCGGAagagacggaggaggaggaggcgtacCAACTGTATCTTGACTTCGCGGGCGACGACCTGGGCTTGTTCACCGTGCAactctcctccctcttctccgcCGACCTCAACGAGGCTTACTTCGACACTGCCTTCAAATGA
- the LOC103984489 gene encoding actin-depolymerizing factor-like, translated as MAVNDECKLKFLELKAKRNFRFIVFKIDEKLQQVTVEKLGQPEQSYDDLAASLPPNECRYAVYDFDFVTDENCQRSKIFFIAWSPDASRVRSKMLYASSKDRFKRELDGIQVELQATDPSEMSIDIVKGRAI; from the exons ATGGCAGTAAACGACGAGTGCAAGCTCAAATTCCTGGAGCTGAAGGCTAAGAGGAACTTCCGCTTTATCGTCTTCAAAATCGACGAGAAGCTGCAGCAGGTCACAGTGGAGAAGCTCGGCCAGCCGGAGCAGAGCTACGATGATTTGGCCGCGTCGTTGCCACCCAACGAGTGCCGGTACGCCGTCTACGATTTCGATTTCGTCACTGATGAGAACTGCCAAAGGAGCAAGATCTTCTTCATTGCTTG GTCTCCTGATGCATCAAGGGTGAGGAGTAAGATGCTGTATGCCAGTTCAAAGGACAGATTCAAGAGGGAGCTCGATGGAATACAAGTGGAGTTGCAGGCGACGGACCCGAGCGAGATGAGCATCGACATCGTGAAAGGGCGAGCTATCTAA
- the LOC103984491 gene encoding uncharacterized protein LOC103984491 yields MWPQLKKRSMAAASGSPSSGSAVALILLLLLLVGGAFIPGRWIRDTSTMRETRPIIMAQNLIINPIVDHQPPPRPSQSLPTIPKAEQAPAATTNQTTMNQANPIVDLRAPPLQPLLPSIPEPQQAPAAIVPPFARPTGNQTGNEICRSANPTLRIPAPTLSLPHSSSCPDYFRWIHEDLRPWKSTGITRKMVERARRTANFRLVVLNGKAYVQRYCHSFQTRDVFTIWGILQLFRRYPGRIPDLDLMFDCVDWPIVRASDYRRRNASAPPPLFRYCGDESTLDIVFPDWSFWGWAEINIKPWEVLRSELKDGNGRVRWMDREPYAYWKGNPAVATTRQDLLRCNVSEAHDWNARLYAQDWLKESREGFKESDLANQCIHRYKIYIEGSAWSVSEKYILACDSLALLVTPKYYDFFTRGLMPLQHYWPIRDDDKCRSIKFAVDWGNSHKQKAQAIGKEASNFILEKVKIDYVYDYMFHMLNEYAKLLRYKPTIPEGSVELCAESMACSAKGLEKKFMTESLVRSANDSSPCMMPPPYSTSEVRRIAKRKANAMKKVEMWEQRARESQDNKV; encoded by the exons ATGTGGCCCCAACTGAAGAAGAGGAGCATGGCAGCGGCTTCAGGTTCCCCTTCGTCCGGAAGCGCGGTGGCgcttatcctcctcctcctcctcctcgtcggtgGTGCTTTTATTCCCGGCCGATGGATCCGCGACACC TCAACAATGCGCGAGACAAGACCCATCATCATGGCTCAAAACCTCATCATCAACCCCATTGTTGATCATCAACCCCCTCCACGCCCATCTCAATCTCTCCCCACCATTCCAAAAGCAGAACAGGCGCCTGCAGCCACAACGAATCAGACTACAATGAACCAAGCAAATCCCATTGTTGACCTTCGAGCTCCGCCACTGCAACCTCTTCTTCCCTCAATTCCAGAACCACAACAAGCACCAGCAGCCATAGTGCCTCCTTTTGCACGTCCCACCGGAAACCAAACAGGAAACGAAATCTGCCGATCTGCAAATCCAACCTTGCGAATCCCTGCCCCGACTCTGTCCCTTCCACATTCTTCGTCCTGCCCAGACTACTTCCGCTGGATCCACGAAGATCTCCGCCCTTGGAAGTCCACTGGAATAACCAGGAAGATGGTGGAAAGAGCCCGAAGAACTGCCAATTTCCGGCTCGTCGTCCTCAATGGCAAGGCCTATGTGCAGCGCTATTGTCATTCCTTCCAAACACGCGACGTCTTCACCATCTGGGGCATCCTGCAGCTGTTCCGCCGCTACCCGGGACGCATCCCTGACCTTGACCTCATGTTCGACTGCGTCGATTGGCCCATCGTCCGCGCCAGTGACTACCGAAGGAGGAACGCGTCagcaccgccgccgctgttccggTACTGCGGGGATGAGTCTACCCTTGACATAGTCTTCCCTGACTGGTCCTTCTGGGGTtg GGCGGAGATCAACATAAAGCCATGGGAGGTGCTGAGGAGTGAGCTCAAAGATGGGAATGGCAGGGTGAGGTGGATGGATAGGGAGCCTTATGCTTACTGGAAAGGCAACCCAGCAGTTGCCACCACCCGGCAAGACCTCCTCAGGTGTAATGTCTCTGAAGCCCACGACTGGAACGCTCGGCTCTACGCACAG GATTGGCTCAAAGAGAGCAGGGAAGGGTTCAAAGAATCGGACTTGGCGAACCAATGCATTCATAG GTACAAGATCTATATCGAAGGTTCGGCATGGTCGGTCAGTGAGAAGTACATTCTAGCTTGCGACTCTCTGGCGCTACTGGTGACGCCGAAGTACTACGATTTCTTTACCAGGGGATTGATGCCACTGCAGCATTACTGGCCTATTAGGGACGACGACAAGTGCAGATCCATAAAATTCGCGGTCGACTGGGGCAATTCTCACAAGCAAAAG GCACAAGCCATCGGAAAGGAAGCCAGCAACTTCATCCTCGAGAAGGTGAAGATCGACTATGTCTATGACTACATGTTCCACATGCTGAATGAGTACGCGAAGCTCCTTCGATACAAGCCTACTATACCTGAGGGATCTGTAGAGTTGTGTGCCGAGTCCATGGCGTGCTCTGCGAAAGGTCTGGAGAAGAAGTTCATGACGGAATCTCTGGTGAGGTCTGCTAACGATTCCAGCCCCTGCATGATGCCTCCTCCCTACAGCACGTCGGAAGTGAGAAGGATAGCGAAGAGAAAAGCTAACGCCATGAAGAAGGTGGAGATGTGGGAGCAGAGAGCACGGGAGAGTCAGGATAACAAGGTGTAG